A single window of Vibrio sp. HB236076 DNA harbors:
- a CDS encoding DsbA family oxidoreductase, whose translation MSSVIKLDIVSDVVCPWCIVGFKHLQAAIEELGLQERVEIEWQPFELNPDMPAEGENLRAHVARKYGASVEDSQKAREEIRQRGAEYGFEFNYFDEMKMVNTFDAHILLDYAKSRGKQTELKLRLFSAFFSEQKDVSLHSVLLDEVESVGLDRIAAQQCLASDEAKRQVREQQAMWTQAGISSVPTVVFNRESAISGAHPVETFKQILSELSES comes from the coding sequence ATGAGTTCAGTAATTAAGCTTGATATCGTGTCTGATGTCGTATGCCCATGGTGTATCGTCGGCTTTAAACATTTGCAAGCCGCCATTGAAGAATTGGGTTTACAAGAACGAGTGGAGATTGAATGGCAACCTTTTGAACTCAACCCGGATATGCCTGCCGAGGGGGAAAACCTCAGGGCACACGTGGCCAGAAAATACGGCGCCTCCGTTGAAGACAGTCAAAAAGCGCGTGAGGAAATCCGCCAACGTGGCGCAGAATATGGCTTTGAGTTTAACTATTTTGATGAAATGAAAATGGTGAATACGTTTGATGCTCATATCCTGCTTGACTACGCGAAAAGCCGCGGTAAGCAAACCGAATTGAAATTGCGCTTGTTTAGTGCTTTTTTTAGTGAACAAAAAGACGTGTCTTTGCATTCGGTGTTGCTCGATGAAGTGGAAAGCGTCGGCCTAGATAGAATCGCTGCTCAACAGTGTCTTGCGAGTGATGAAGCGAAACGTCAGGTTAGAGAGCAGCAAGCAATGTGGACTCAAGCTGGGATCAGCAGTGTACCGACGGTGGTCTTTAATCGTGAAAGTGCTATTTCAGGGGCGCATCCTGTTGAAACGTTTAAGCAAATTTTATCTGAATTGTCTGAATCATAA
- a CDS encoding AraC family transcriptional regulator, with the protein MPVKESLSIRSYSLNQQGHSHDFYQLVLPLSGVIDIELPGYQGKVKPGQCVVIELGVLHLFRAQTQAKFLVADLKRLPKHLLALPKPVIKISQALEHYLPFVEHQLESQLGDQVAVSMLALFYQLLEQQPLLCQSDERIQTSIDYIEQHLAEPINIEVLASVAHLSTTQFKKRFKAQTGHTVAQYIAHTRINKACALLRHTDYPIHVVANLVGYCDSSAFTRRFQAITAMTPSHFIGKRAQK; encoded by the coding sequence GTGCCAGTAAAAGAAAGCCTATCGATACGCTCGTATTCCCTCAATCAACAGGGTCATAGCCATGACTTTTATCAATTAGTATTACCACTTAGTGGGGTGATTGACATTGAGTTACCAGGTTATCAAGGCAAGGTTAAGCCAGGGCAGTGTGTGGTGATTGAATTAGGTGTCTTACATCTGTTTCGTGCCCAAACTCAAGCCAAGTTTTTGGTTGCTGATCTTAAGCGTTTACCCAAACATTTGTTGGCTTTGCCAAAGCCTGTGATAAAGATCAGTCAGGCTTTAGAGCATTACTTGCCGTTTGTCGAACATCAACTTGAAAGTCAGCTTGGCGATCAAGTGGCCGTTTCAATGTTGGCTCTATTCTACCAACTTTTGGAGCAACAGCCGCTTTTATGCCAAAGTGACGAACGAATACAAACCTCGATCGATTACATCGAACAGCACTTGGCTGAGCCTATCAATATCGAGGTGTTAGCCAGTGTCGCTCACCTAAGTACTACGCAGTTTAAAAAGCGTTTTAAAGCCCAAACTGGGCACACAGTAGCGCAATATATTGCTCATACCCGAATAAACAAAGCGTGTGCATTACTTCGTCATACTGATTATCCGATCCATGTCGTTGCCAATCTGGTGGGGTATTGCGACTCCAGTGCCTTTACTCGCCGTTTTCAAGCGATAACGGCTATGACCCCCAGTCATTTTATCGGCAAGAGAGCTCAAAAGTAA
- a CDS encoding DMT family transporter, translating into MEKKKYYQGILCLVVASLLWGTTGTAASFLPQVNALAIGAMTMSLGGVLLAYRSRRSISADKSRLRQHNKTVLIGALCVFTYPLAFYLSMRLSGVAIGTVISIASAPFFSAVLDYVISKQVISRRWWGAFLLGGAGVFLLCVPSSQQLDAQSSNAFGVGLALVAGLSYAGYTKAGKRLMDAQISSSSAMASMFLVAAFLLLPTLWFTGEGLSIQWQTVGVLIYLGVIPMFVGYVLFGQGLSVMPASQVTLITLLEPVIAAVLAVCIVGEHLGIRGTLGVVMVILCILVQSRQKSTMSD; encoded by the coding sequence ATGGAAAAAAAGAAATATTATCAGGGAATACTTTGCCTTGTGGTGGCGAGTTTACTCTGGGGCACCACCGGTACCGCTGCCAGTTTTTTGCCTCAAGTTAATGCATTAGCGATTGGCGCCATGACAATGTCTCTCGGTGGGGTGTTATTGGCCTACCGTTCGCGACGCAGTATATCTGCCGATAAAAGTCGTTTGCGACAACACAACAAGACGGTTCTCATTGGCGCATTGTGTGTATTTACTTACCCATTGGCTTTTTATTTGTCGATGAGGCTGTCTGGAGTCGCTATTGGTACTGTCATTTCAATTGCGAGTGCGCCCTTCTTTTCAGCCGTGTTGGACTATGTCATCAGCAAACAGGTTATATCTCGTCGCTGGTGGGGGGCATTTTTGCTCGGCGGAGCGGGTGTTTTCTTATTGTGTGTGCCGTCTTCGCAGCAACTTGACGCTCAAAGTAGCAATGCCTTCGGTGTCGGGTTAGCACTTGTTGCTGGGTTGAGTTACGCCGGTTACACCAAGGCTGGAAAACGCTTGATGGACGCTCAAATTTCTTCATCATCGGCTATGGCCAGTATGTTCTTGGTCGCGGCTTTTCTTTTACTCCCGACCTTGTGGTTCACCGGGGAAGGGTTATCGATACAGTGGCAAACCGTTGGCGTGCTGATTTATCTTGGCGTGATCCCCATGTTTGTTGGTTATGTGTTGTTTGGTCAAGGGTTGTCGGTCATGCCTGCCAGTCAAGTTACTTTGATAACCTTATTAGAGCCAGTAATCGCAGCGGTTTTGGCGGTTTGTATCGTAGGTGAGCATTTAGGGATAAGAGGGACATTAGGCGTAGTCATGGTCATTTTGTGCATACTAGTTCAGTCTCGTCAGAAATCAACGATGAGTGATTAA
- a CDS encoding zinc ribbon domain-containing protein YjdM, protein MSLPPCPACQSEYVYPDQDLLLCPECGHEWNPNQIDSEEEGFTVKDANGTLLAEGDKITLSKDLKVKGSSQVLKIGTKGLIRRIVEGKDHQLDCKLDGVGEMMVTAAFVKKA, encoded by the coding sequence ATGTCATTGCCTCCATGTCCTGCGTGTCAGTCTGAATATGTTTATCCCGATCAAGATTTATTACTGTGTCCAGAGTGTGGCCATGAATGGAATCCAAATCAGATCGACAGTGAAGAGGAAGGATTTACCGTCAAAGATGCCAATGGCACGTTATTGGCTGAAGGGGATAAAATCACCCTCAGTAAAGACTTAAAAGTCAAAGGCAGTTCACAGGTATTAAAAATTGGCACCAAAGGCCTGATCAGAAGAATCGTTGAAGGCAAAGATCATCAACTAGATTGTAAACTCGATGGCGTTGGTGAAATGATGGTGACCGCGGCTTTTGTGAAAAAGGCATAA
- a CDS encoding polysaccharide lyase family 7 protein, with amino-acid sequence MKTPTLLSFAVLCSLSAPVLSSTDTRAPGQQFNMNNWKITLPQDINKDGRVDEIEGVAMLTYSNDDFFHLDDQGHLVFEVQNQAITTKNSKNARSELRQMARGADFSIGTHDAKNNWALSSHPQADTFSAIGGTLEATLKVNHVSLHAKYPEKYPAFSVVVGQIHAEKDKQQIKDKSGFGHGNEPLKIFYKKFPGHNTGSVFWNYERNLAKNDPNRMDIAYPVWGNTWENPNDPGNQGVALGESFSYKVDVKGSIMHLTFTSDKHKTVTYEIDLSKGVDDKDYPQGYAKDAFYFKAGAYGQCSVSETHPVWGPGCQGTGDFTVDKANGDYNSVTFSQLKLNGQ; translated from the coding sequence ATGAAAACCCCAACCCTGCTTTCATTCGCTGTACTTTGTAGCCTTTCTGCACCGGTGCTCAGCTCAACAGATACGCGTGCGCCCGGGCAGCAATTTAATATGAACAACTGGAAAATCACCTTGCCACAAGATATCAATAAAGATGGGCGAGTCGATGAAATTGAAGGGGTAGCGATGCTGACCTACTCCAATGATGATTTTTTTCACCTCGATGACCAAGGCCATTTGGTCTTTGAAGTACAAAACCAAGCCATCACTACTAAAAACTCGAAAAACGCGCGTTCAGAGCTCAGACAAATGGCTCGCGGAGCCGACTTTTCAATTGGCACTCATGACGCGAAAAACAACTGGGCGTTAAGTAGCCACCCGCAAGCAGACACATTCAGCGCCATTGGCGGAACGCTTGAGGCGACATTAAAAGTGAATCATGTATCATTACATGCAAAATACCCTGAAAAGTACCCCGCATTTTCGGTGGTTGTTGGGCAAATTCACGCCGAAAAAGATAAACAACAAATCAAAGATAAATCTGGTTTCGGTCATGGTAATGAACCATTAAAGATTTTCTACAAAAAGTTTCCGGGCCATAATACTGGCTCAGTATTTTGGAACTACGAAAGAAATCTTGCGAAAAATGACCCGAATCGAATGGATATCGCCTACCCTGTCTGGGGCAATACATGGGAAAACCCCAACGATCCCGGTAATCAGGGTGTAGCACTTGGTGAGTCTTTTAGTTATAAAGTCGATGTCAAAGGTTCAATAATGCACCTGACATTCACCTCTGATAAACACAAAACGGTGACATACGAGATTGACTTAAGTAAAGGCGTTGATGATAAAGATTATCCACAGGGCTATGCAAAAGATGCTTTCTATTTCAAAGCTGGGGCTTACGGGCAATGCAGTGTCAGTGAAACACATCCCGTTTGGGGACCTGGCTGTCAAGGCACTGGCGATTTTACCGTCGATAAAGCCAACGGTGATTACAACAGTGTGACTTTTTCTCAGCTAAAATTAAATGGCCAATAA
- a CDS encoding oligogalacturonate-specific porin KdgM family protein, translating to MKAVTSVATFVVTTLLAGTAAAATLDYRAEYKHKDETYAHRIKLGDSTSLSDDLKLSFGIEQKFHSFDNSKYWDQIVAGDSEFDWSLRYAVDKQWYIQPGMPITFGDDDEKTTYKPQVRVGYKSSFGLTTALRYRHEFQVYSDGAGNKTLTDGTSVSVAGKTVEQGKWTLTGSYRFKDQELKKLRLGYEINLNHNYDDVRLSDGDKNYDWDAGVIVGYQMGKFRPYVELWTVDYGSTSGDRQARTRLGIKYSF from the coding sequence ATGAAAGCAGTTACCTCAGTGGCCACCTTCGTTGTTACTACACTTTTAGCCGGCACTGCCGCAGCCGCCACCTTGGATTATCGCGCAGAATACAAACACAAAGACGAAACCTACGCCCACCGTATTAAACTCGGCGACAGCACAAGTTTGTCTGATGATTTGAAATTATCGTTTGGTATCGAACAAAAATTTCATAGTTTCGATAACAGCAAATATTGGGATCAAATTGTCGCGGGTGATTCAGAGTTTGATTGGAGCCTTCGTTACGCTGTTGATAAACAATGGTACATACAGCCAGGTATGCCAATCACTTTTGGTGATGATGATGAAAAAACCACTTACAAACCTCAGGTTCGCGTTGGTTACAAGTCGTCCTTTGGATTGACGACTGCGCTTCGTTACCGTCATGAATTTCAAGTTTACTCTGATGGCGCAGGCAATAAAACACTGACCGATGGTACCAGTGTTAGCGTGGCAGGCAAAACGGTAGAGCAAGGGAAATGGACACTCACCGGCTCTTATCGCTTTAAAGACCAAGAGCTTAAAAAGCTACGCCTCGGCTATGAAATCAACCTCAATCACAACTACGACGATGTCCGCCTTTCAGATGGCGACAAAAACTATGATTGGGATGCAGGTGTCATCGTCGGTTATCAAATGGGTAAATTCCGTCCATACGTTGAGCTGTGGACTGTTGATTACGGTTCAACGTCTGGAGACCGTCAAGCCAGAACTCGCCTCGGTATTAAATACAGCTTTTAA
- a CDS encoding polysaccharide lyase family 7 protein, whose protein sequence is MKQRIKKNIIAASVLFVLAGCASNDDGRTIVTPSPVKLAASSHDGNGPERLIDNNLTTRWSANGQGESVTFDYGKAVAFDAVKLAFHKGDQRTTKFSIQVSNDGQQWQTVLNDAQSTGKSLGLERFDFPEVTARYIKYIGQGNSKNAWNSVTEFVGVNCQVDYCSNQELPRQDILEPVEITASTHDGNGPERLFDHDITTRWSANGLGESATYDYGSVHTFDAVRLAFHKGNQRQTKFDIQVSTDGQQWQTVLEGAMSSGQVNGYERFSFDAVEARYVRVVGQGNSKNAWNSVTEFAALNCAINSCPDNHIITDDVIAAEKAAAAKMAKSDQGKSNADKMKALRSGNFGVKVAKPCDSACQWDVPLKVPTIPATPKAGNTPGQNFDLTTWYLSQPFDHDNDGKPDNVYEWDLANGYQHPEIFYTADDGGLVFKSYIKGVRTSKNTKYARTEMREMLRAGDKSISTKGVNKNNWVFSSAPIEDQKAAGGVDGVLEATLKIDHTTTTGELGEVGRFIIGQIHDQDDEPIRLYYRKLPNRDTGTVYFAHENTLKGTDHFYPLVGDMTGETTDGIALGEKFSYRIAVKGNTMTVTVMREGKPDAVQVVDMSDSGYDVGGKYMYFKAGVYNQNISGDPDDYVQATFYRIHKTHDQYQ, encoded by the coding sequence ATGAAACAAAGAATAAAGAAGAACATCATTGCCGCTTCCGTGTTATTTGTACTTGCCGGGTGCGCATCGAACGACGATGGACGTACCATTGTCACTCCGAGTCCGGTTAAGCTTGCCGCTTCAAGTCACGATGGAAATGGCCCAGAGCGCTTGATAGACAACAATTTAACCACTCGCTGGTCCGCAAATGGTCAAGGTGAGAGCGTCACCTTTGATTACGGTAAAGCGGTTGCGTTTGACGCGGTTAAACTGGCTTTTCACAAAGGCGATCAGCGCACGACTAAGTTTTCAATCCAAGTCAGCAACGATGGTCAACAATGGCAAACGGTACTGAATGATGCACAAAGCACGGGCAAATCGTTGGGATTAGAACGGTTCGATTTTCCTGAAGTCACCGCTAGATACATCAAGTACATCGGTCAAGGCAACAGTAAAAACGCATGGAATAGCGTCACGGAGTTTGTCGGCGTTAATTGCCAGGTTGACTATTGCTCCAATCAAGAATTGCCTAGGCAAGATATTTTAGAGCCAGTTGAGATCACGGCAAGTACCCACGATGGCAATGGCCCTGAGCGTTTGTTCGATCATGATATCACCACTCGTTGGTCTGCGAATGGCCTTGGTGAGTCAGCAACGTACGATTATGGCAGTGTACACACGTTTGATGCGGTGAGACTCGCGTTTCACAAAGGTAATCAGCGTCAAACAAAATTTGATATTCAAGTGAGTACGGATGGCCAACAGTGGCAAACCGTACTCGAAGGGGCGATGAGCTCTGGTCAAGTTAACGGGTATGAGCGTTTTAGTTTTGATGCCGTTGAAGCGCGCTATGTACGAGTGGTGGGTCAAGGTAATAGCAAAAACGCTTGGAACAGTGTCACTGAGTTTGCTGCCCTAAACTGTGCGATTAACAGTTGTCCGGACAACCATATTATCACTGATGACGTGATTGCTGCTGAAAAAGCCGCCGCAGCCAAAATGGCCAAATCGGATCAAGGTAAGAGCAATGCCGATAAAATGAAAGCACTTCGTTCTGGCAATTTTGGTGTGAAAGTTGCTAAACCTTGTGATAGCGCTTGTCAGTGGGATGTACCGCTCAAAGTGCCCACGATCCCGGCGACACCAAAAGCCGGTAATACGCCTGGGCAAAATTTTGATTTGACGACCTGGTACCTTTCTCAACCCTTTGACCACGACAACGATGGTAAACCAGATAATGTTTATGAATGGGATTTGGCCAATGGTTATCAACATCCAGAAATTTTCTACACTGCCGATGATGGCGGCTTAGTGTTCAAAAGTTATATCAAAGGGGTTAGGACATCGAAAAACACCAAATACGCTCGAACTGAAATGCGAGAAATGCTCAGGGCTGGGGACAAGTCCATCTCGACCAAGGGCGTGAACAAAAACAACTGGGTATTTAGTTCTGCGCCGATTGAAGATCAAAAAGCCGCTGGTGGTGTCGATGGGGTATTAGAGGCGACGTTAAAAATTGATCATACGACAACCACAGGTGAACTGGGTGAAGTTGGTCGCTTTATTATTGGTCAGATCCACGACCAAGATGATGAGCCAATTCGCCTTTACTACCGCAAATTGCCAAACCGAGACACGGGAACCGTTTATTTTGCTCATGAGAATACCCTCAAAGGCACCGACCATTTCTACCCGCTGGTAGGGGACATGACGGGTGAAACCACCGATGGTATTGCACTGGGTGAGAAGTTTTCATATCGAATCGCCGTGAAGGGCAATACCATGACGGTCACGGTTATGAGAGAAGGCAAGCCAGACGCGGTTCAAGTCGTTGATATGAGTGACAGTGGTTATGATGTTGGTGGCAAGTATATGTACTTTAAAGCGGGCGTGTACAACCAGAACATTTCAGGTGATCCCGATGATTATGTTCAAGCAACCTTCTATCGCATTCACAAAACCCACGATCAGTATCAGTAA
- a CDS encoding NAD(P)-dependent oxidoreductase translates to MTKPVIGFIGLGLMGGNMVECLQKNDFQPIVMDLNQEAVDKVLARGGKSASSAKELAEQSDIVMLCLTTSTIVEKLVYAEDGILAGIKEGAVLIDFGTSIPASTRKIGADLAAKGAGMIDAPLGRTPAHAKDGLLNIMASGDADTFEKVKPVLEVLGENVFNLGALGAGHTTKLINNFMGMTTVCAMSQAFAVAEKAGVDRQQLFDIMSTGPSNSPFMHFCKNYAVDGVSDLGFSIANANKDLGYFLEMVKDLDTRAQIAEGTSANLQAAFDEGMGNGNVPEIYDYFLKLSK, encoded by the coding sequence ATGACTAAACCCGTGATTGGATTTATTGGTTTGGGCCTAATGGGCGGCAACATGGTTGAGTGTCTACAAAAAAATGACTTTCAACCTATCGTAATGGATTTAAACCAAGAAGCAGTGGATAAAGTCCTTGCTCGTGGTGGTAAATCAGCAAGCTCTGCGAAAGAGTTAGCGGAACAAAGTGATATTGTGATGCTGTGTTTGACCACGTCAACGATCGTTGAAAAGCTGGTTTATGCCGAAGATGGTATCTTAGCGGGTATTAAAGAAGGTGCGGTACTGATTGACTTTGGTACATCCATTCCTGCTTCAACGCGTAAAATTGGCGCTGACTTAGCCGCTAAAGGTGCGGGTATGATCGATGCACCCCTGGGTCGTACGCCTGCTCATGCAAAAGATGGTTTGTTGAATATTATGGCTTCAGGCGATGCCGATACTTTTGAAAAAGTGAAGCCTGTACTAGAGGTGTTGGGTGAAAATGTCTTTAACCTTGGCGCTCTCGGAGCAGGACATACAACAAAACTCATCAACAACTTTATGGGCATGACGACTGTTTGTGCCATGTCTCAAGCTTTTGCTGTGGCAGAAAAAGCCGGTGTTGACCGTCAGCAATTGTTTGACATTATGTCAACAGGGCCTTCTAACTCACCATTTATGCATTTTTGTAAAAATTACGCCGTGGATGGCGTTAGTGACCTTGGTTTTTCTATCGCCAATGCCAATAAAGATTTAGGCTACTTTTTGGAAATGGTCAAAGATTTAGATACCCGTGCTCAAATTGCTGAAGGCACTTCGGCGAATTTGCAAGCGGCGTTCGATGAGGGAATGGGCAACGGTAACGTGCCAGAGATTTACGATTACTTTTTAAAATTATCTAAGTAG
- the mtgA gene encoding monofunctional biosynthetic peptidoglycan transglycosylase, translated as MFSRLKSWLLRIIVLLLITPVVLSCVFKYVNPPIWGWQINRTLFPPSGYPDTRLHQWRSLDEISSNLPLAVIASEDQTFLSHWGVDVHSLLSVIKESGDSGPQRGASTITQQTAKNVFLFPSHSYLRKAYELYIALLLELIWGKERIMEVYLNVIEFGPGIYGVEAASQHYFSRSAHSLSRRQAAQLAVVLPNPYRMKPTPMSQYVYQRTQWVLRQMRNLGAVSF; from the coding sequence ATATTTTCGCGGTTAAAATCTTGGTTACTGCGGATCATTGTGTTGCTACTCATCACTCCAGTGGTGTTGTCCTGTGTGTTTAAATATGTCAACCCACCGATTTGGGGTTGGCAAATTAACCGTACTTTATTTCCACCATCGGGGTACCCAGACACCCGCTTACATCAATGGCGATCTTTGGATGAAATTTCGTCTAATTTACCCCTTGCCGTTATTGCCTCTGAGGACCAAACCTTTTTGTCGCATTGGGGAGTTGATGTTCACTCACTTCTTTCAGTGATAAAAGAAAGTGGTGATTCTGGCCCACAACGAGGGGCGAGTACCATCACCCAACAAACGGCCAAAAACGTTTTTTTGTTTCCCAGTCATTCTTATCTTCGCAAAGCTTATGAACTGTATATTGCTTTGTTACTTGAGCTCATTTGGGGCAAAGAGCGCATTATGGAAGTCTATTTAAACGTGATTGAATTTGGCCCGGGCATTTATGGTGTCGAAGCGGCCAGTCAACACTATTTTTCTCGCTCTGCCCATTCTCTTAGCCGGCGTCAAGCGGCGCAGCTTGCCGTGGTGTTACCTAACCCTTACCGCATGAAGCCGACGCCGATGAGTCAATATGTTTATCAGCGCACTCAATGGGTGCTTAGGCAGATGCGTAACTTAGGTGCAGTATCCTTTTAA
- the narL gene encoding two-component system response regulator NarL, which produces MKSKATVMIVDDHPLFRKGLTQLLALEDDLDVVAEFNNGLEAIDFAHHTEPDLIILDLNMPDIDGLMTTKKLRQQGTASRIVLLTVSDHEDDLLTAIEYGADGYLLKDMEPEDIVENIKQAVLGKLALTDRLTQVLAKTWQQPKKKNTASIDSLTNREYEILTLLGKGMSNKLIGQRLSISDSTVKVHVRHVLKKLDLRSRLEAALWLVEHQKH; this is translated from the coding sequence ATGAAATCAAAAGCCACTGTCATGATCGTTGATGATCACCCTTTGTTTCGCAAAGGGTTAACACAACTTTTAGCCCTTGAAGATGACTTAGACGTGGTCGCTGAATTTAACAATGGCCTCGAGGCCATCGACTTTGCTCACCACACTGAGCCTGACTTAATTATTCTTGACCTCAACATGCCAGACATCGATGGTTTGATGACCACCAAAAAATTGCGACAACAAGGCACTGCCTCGCGAATCGTGTTGTTGACGGTCTCTGATCACGAAGACGACTTATTGACCGCGATTGAATACGGCGCGGATGGGTATTTACTCAAAGATATGGAACCTGAAGACATTGTCGAGAACATCAAACAAGCGGTATTAGGTAAGCTGGCACTCACCGATAGATTAACCCAGGTATTGGCGAAAACTTGGCAACAACCCAAGAAAAAAAATACCGCTTCGATTGACAGTTTAACCAATCGCGAATACGAAATTTTGACCTTACTCGGCAAAGGCATGAGCAATAAACTGATCGGTCAACGCCTCTCTATTAGTGATTCCACGGTCAAAGTTCACGTTCGCCATGTACTCAAAAAACTCGATTTGCGCTCGCGTTTAGAGGCGGCGCTTTGGTTAGTTGAACACCAAAAGCATTGA
- a CDS encoding type IV pili methyl-accepting chemotaxis transducer N-terminal domain-containing protein: MLNTLWNTLTKSIVMRITALLISVFLMAFISIFSSIYMSQVSEYDGKAINLSGSLRMMSYRITTQVVAVQQHDSIQNRSKVKALIDNFEQKFQDPVLKRDFQRFGDHSLAGDYDKVHQDWYQSIKPTLTHAGQGFDLNLFLPILESFVNDVDTLVYGYQSVLEHKLAQLKWIQSATLSATFVLIVLSILTIHRYIARPLKNLTTVAEASSRGDWSMRSDLNSQDELGLLANTLNKANQSIQTIHDDQEKTIQIKTEALRQNNEILTFLYQIAQQVSDSHQNQLNYQKILDELRSVSQTDFLELNLTSEDSEEAYLSVMSPRDVSSPKAHEKRFSISRDEHHYGHIVVHYRQALDTWQNNLIFAICDQFAMAFHLSNNLNQQRRIALLRERSIIARELHDSLAQSLSYLKIQVTRIEKVMTTLPLTPELTDPVSELKEGLISAYQQLRQLLTTFRLQIDEHGLEQALKNTIKMVSERHDFDIDYDYRCRHIPLEPYEEIHLLQIAKEALQNAISHSGGDHIVIQLKQVEQQDLQLLIQDNGLGITNSEQKLNHYGTEIMQERCRSLNGKLVRQNRHSGGTEVILTFKPAYLKEKLDA; the protein is encoded by the coding sequence ATGTTAAATACCCTTTGGAACACATTGACTAAATCGATTGTTATGCGGATCACCGCTTTGTTGATCAGTGTTTTTTTAATGGCGTTTATCAGTATTTTTTCATCGATTTATATGTCGCAAGTGAGTGAATACGACGGTAAAGCGATTAACTTATCCGGCTCTTTGCGAATGATGAGCTATCGCATCACGACCCAAGTCGTCGCTGTACAACAACATGACTCGATACAAAACCGTTCGAAAGTCAAAGCGCTGATCGACAACTTCGAACAAAAATTTCAAGACCCCGTACTCAAAAGAGACTTTCAACGCTTTGGCGACCACAGTTTAGCCGGAGATTATGACAAAGTGCATCAAGATTGGTACCAAAGTATCAAACCTACTCTCACCCACGCAGGCCAGGGTTTTGACTTAAATCTGTTTCTGCCGATCCTCGAATCCTTCGTAAACGACGTGGATACCTTAGTATACGGTTATCAAAGCGTTCTTGAGCACAAGCTGGCACAATTAAAATGGATTCAATCTGCCACGTTAAGTGCTACTTTTGTCTTAATTGTCTTATCGATACTGACCATTCATCGCTACATTGCTCGCCCATTAAAAAATCTCACTACGGTCGCAGAGGCCTCTTCGAGAGGAGATTGGTCAATGCGCAGCGATTTAAACAGTCAAGATGAATTAGGGCTATTGGCAAATACGTTGAACAAAGCCAATCAAAGCATTCAAACCATTCACGATGACCAAGAAAAGACCATTCAAATAAAAACCGAGGCACTAAGACAAAACAACGAGATTCTCACTTTTTTGTATCAAATTGCCCAACAAGTCAGCGACTCTCATCAGAACCAATTAAATTATCAAAAAATCCTCGATGAATTACGCTCGGTCAGTCAAACTGATTTCCTTGAGTTAAACTTAACCTCTGAAGACAGTGAAGAGGCTTACCTCAGCGTCATGTCACCGCGCGATGTCTCATCACCTAAAGCGCATGAAAAACGCTTTAGCATATCTCGCGATGAGCACCATTATGGGCACATAGTTGTCCACTATCGTCAGGCGTTAGACACTTGGCAAAACAACCTTATTTTTGCCATTTGCGATCAATTCGCCATGGCTTTTCACCTGAGTAACAATCTCAACCAACAACGTCGAATTGCTTTATTACGAGAGCGCTCCATCATCGCTCGCGAGTTGCACGACTCTTTAGCGCAGTCCTTGTCCTATTTAAAAATTCAGGTAACTCGCATTGAAAAAGTGATGACAACGCTGCCACTCACACCGGAGTTAACGGATCCCGTCAGCGAGCTGAAAGAAGGGTTAATTTCAGCCTACCAACAACTGCGCCAGTTACTGACCACGTTTCGCTTACAAATCGATGAGCACGGGCTAGAACAAGCACTAAAAAACACCATCAAGATGGTCAGTGAAAGGCATGACTTTGACATAGACTACGATTATCGCTGCCGCCATATTCCCTTAGAGCCATACGAAGAGATCCACCTGTTACAAATCGCTAAAGAAGCCCTGCAAAATGCCATTAGCCATTCCGGTGGTGATCACATTGTGATTCAACTTAAACAGGTTGAGCAGCAAGACCTACAATTGCTCATTCAAGACAACGGTTTGGGGATCACCAACAGCGAGCAAAAACTCAATCATTACGGCACGGAAATCATGCAAGAGCGATGTCGTTCACTCAATGGCAAATTGGTGAGGCAAAATCGTCACAGCGGCGGAACAGAGGTGATATTGACCTTTAAACCGGCTTATCTCAAAGAAAAACTTGATGCCTAA